A portion of the Oreochromis niloticus isolate F11D_XX linkage group LG10, O_niloticus_UMD_NMBU, whole genome shotgun sequence genome contains these proteins:
- the rbm41 gene encoding RNA-binding protein 41 isoform X2 — MRRVTRRPCEDGPLLEEQETEGQRQLHGLLLQQLHTDVDIERCVAKRQCFAPAALYRPFGEQAAGVKSLSQFQALQDGEKELASLRELGLNDTEIQLWQSRDAPETAEKSHGVCAAPGAKEERLQAIKDKIAARMELLSRPQRFASSRPLSRREMEIEQALFHGNDRLGFLTALYHRDEDKKENQQGATSDPLDSIYREVLREQEVKQASQQKSEGEPTGAPHTAESDQSQNSQTDRNQSRDASDSPSDLQAGNSRSSIQPDSVSDTSDQQHIENRPEHLRLAPLRQINISQPISSLCGAAKAGPSRPLTVTGEIETITDEEILKNRESEEGIRSIPRFRNYQPGKPSKVLCVKNLSPQASVAQLVALFSRFERKDGPPVLYRVLTGRMKGQAFITLPDAETAQNALQLVHRYRLLGKPLVVEFGRERQEEEKQKEKEGQEEKK; from the exons ATGAGGAG AGTGACCCGGCGACCCTGTGAGGATGGCCCGCTGCTGGAAGAGCAGGAGACCGAGGGCCAGCGGCAGCTGCATGGCCTCTTGCTGCAGCAGCTCCACACTGACGTCGACATTGAACG ATGTGTAGCCAAGAGGCAGTGCTTTGCCCCAGCGGCGCTTTATCGGCCGTTTGGGGAGCAGGCAGCGGGAGTGAAGAGCCTCTCCCAGTTCCAGGCCCTGCAGGATGGGGAGAAGGAACTGGCCAGCCTGCGGGAGCTGGGCCTGAATGACACTGAGATCCAGCTGTGGCAGAGCAGAGATGCACCAGAGACAGCAGAGAAG TCCCATGGTGTGTGTGCAGCTCCAGGTGCAAAGGAAGAGCGCCTGCAGGCAATTAAAGACAAAATCGCCGCCCGGATGGAGCTTCTGTCCCGCCCACAACGCTTTGCGTCCAGCCGGCCGCTGTCACGCCGGGAGATGGAGATTGAACAAGCCCTGTTTCATGGGAATGACCGCCTGGGTTTCCTCACAGCACTCTATCATCGAG ATGAAGATAAGAAGGAGAACCAACAGGGGGCAACCTCTGACCCACTGGACTCTATCTATAGAGAAGTTCTCAGGGAGCAGGAGGTGAAACAAGCTTCACAACAGAAATCTGAGGGAGAACCGACAGGCGCACCGCACACAGCTGAATCTGACCAATCACAAaactcacagacagacagaaatcaATCGAGAGATGCTTCTGACAGTCCGTCAGACCTGCAGGCTGGAAACAGTCGCTCATCCATCCAGCCAGACTCAGTTTCAGACACCTCAGATCAGCAGCACATTGAAAACAGACCAGAGCATCTGCGACTGGCTCCTCTGAGACAGATTAATATAAGCCAGCCAATCAGCAGCCTGTGCGGAGCAGCAAAGGCGGGGCCAAGCAGACCACTCACTGTGACGGGGGAGATTGAGACAATTACAGATGAAGAAATCCTAAAGAACCGGGAATCAGAAGAAGGGATCCGGAGCATTCCAAGGTTCCGAAACTACCAGCCGGGGAAACCCTCCAAG GTCCTGTGTGTGAAGAACTTGAGCCCACAGGCGTCAGTGGCCCAGCTGGTGGCGCTGTTCTCCAGATTTGAGAGGAAGGACGGGCCCCCGGTGCTTTACCGGGTGCTGACTGGGAGGATGAAGGGTCAGGCTTTCATCACTCTGCCAG ATGCTGAAACGGCCCAGAATGCCTTGCAGTTAGTCCACAGATACCGGTTGCTTGGGAAACCTTTGGTGGTCGAATTTGGCCGTGAACGACAGGAAGAGGAGAAACAGAAGGAGAAGGAAgggcaggaggagaagaaataa
- the cldn2 gene encoding claudin-2 yields MASAALELMGFFLGLLGMLGTLVATVLPYWQISAHVGSNIVTAVDNMRGLWMECVYQSTGAFQCETYNSMLALPSDLQAARALMVISIVLSILAIAMATLGMQCTLCLESSGGVKSRVAGAGGVLFVFAGFLALVPVAWTTHEVVKTFYLPNVPQSMKYELGECLYTGLASALISMLGGGMLCVSCCEEQEGGRGRRHGGGYPYPVGGGISSTGVRTTSQTYRNPTLQVGGVNTPSRGQTLIRSASGSSESGMHGAQRPRKPTAAGYDITGYV; encoded by the coding sequence ATGGCATCAGCAGCTCTGGAGCTGATGGGCTTCTTCCTGGGCTTACTGGGGATGCTGGGGACCCTGGTGGCCACAGTACTTCCATACTGGCAGATTTCTGCACACGTTGGTTCCAATATTGTCACAGCTGTGGATAACATGCGGGGCCTGTGGATGGAGTGCGTCTATCAGAGCACGGGGGCCTTCCAATGTGAGACCTACAACTCAATGCTGGCTTTGCCTTCTGACCTGCAGGCTGCTCGTGCCCTCATGGTCATCTCCATAGTGTTGTCTATCCTTGCAATTGCTATGGCAACTCTGGGAATGCAGTGCACGCTTTGCTTGGAGAGCTCTGGTGGGGTTAAGAGTCGTGTAGCCGGTGCAGGTGGGGTGTTATTTGTCTTTGCAGGCTTCCTGGCTCTCGTACCCGTGGCATGGACCACGCACGAGGTGGTTAAGACCTTCTACCTTCCAAACGTACCTCAAAGCATGAAGTATGAACTCGGAGAGTGCCTATACACTGGGCTGGCCTCTGCACTCATTTCCATGCTGGGTGGGGGGATGCTATGTGTGTCATGTTGTGAAGAGCAGGAAGGTGGCCGTGGGAGACGCCACGGAGGCGGATATCCGTACCCCGTAGGAGGCGGCATATCGAGCACAGGTGTACGCACAACCTCACAGACCTACCGCAACCCCACCCTGCAGGTAGGAGGTGTCAATACCCCCAGCAGGGGGCAGACACTAATTCGTAGTGCAAGTGGCAGCTCAGAGTCGGGTATGCATGGAGCCCAACGACCTAGGAAGCCCACTGCAGCAGGATATGACATCACAGGATATGTCTGA
- the rbm41 gene encoding RNA-binding protein 41 isoform X1 — translation MCVRVFFRVTRRPCEDGPLLEEQETEGQRQLHGLLLQQLHTDVDIERCVAKRQCFAPAALYRPFGEQAAGVKSLSQFQALQDGEKELASLRELGLNDTEIQLWQSRDAPETAEKSHGVCAAPGAKEERLQAIKDKIAARMELLSRPQRFASSRPLSRREMEIEQALFHGNDRLGFLTALYHRDEDKKENQQGATSDPLDSIYREVLREQEVKQASQQKSEGEPTGAPHTAESDQSQNSQTDRNQSRDASDSPSDLQAGNSRSSIQPDSVSDTSDQQHIENRPEHLRLAPLRQINISQPISSLCGAAKAGPSRPLTVTGEIETITDEEILKNRESEEGIRSIPRFRNYQPGKPSKVLCVKNLSPQASVAQLVALFSRFERKDGPPVLYRVLTGRMKGQAFITLPDAETAQNALQLVHRYRLLGKPLVVEFGRERQEEEKQKEKEGQEEKK, via the exons atgtgtgtgcgtgtattcTTCAG AGTGACCCGGCGACCCTGTGAGGATGGCCCGCTGCTGGAAGAGCAGGAGACCGAGGGCCAGCGGCAGCTGCATGGCCTCTTGCTGCAGCAGCTCCACACTGACGTCGACATTGAACG ATGTGTAGCCAAGAGGCAGTGCTTTGCCCCAGCGGCGCTTTATCGGCCGTTTGGGGAGCAGGCAGCGGGAGTGAAGAGCCTCTCCCAGTTCCAGGCCCTGCAGGATGGGGAGAAGGAACTGGCCAGCCTGCGGGAGCTGGGCCTGAATGACACTGAGATCCAGCTGTGGCAGAGCAGAGATGCACCAGAGACAGCAGAGAAG TCCCATGGTGTGTGTGCAGCTCCAGGTGCAAAGGAAGAGCGCCTGCAGGCAATTAAAGACAAAATCGCCGCCCGGATGGAGCTTCTGTCCCGCCCACAACGCTTTGCGTCCAGCCGGCCGCTGTCACGCCGGGAGATGGAGATTGAACAAGCCCTGTTTCATGGGAATGACCGCCTGGGTTTCCTCACAGCACTCTATCATCGAG ATGAAGATAAGAAGGAGAACCAACAGGGGGCAACCTCTGACCCACTGGACTCTATCTATAGAGAAGTTCTCAGGGAGCAGGAGGTGAAACAAGCTTCACAACAGAAATCTGAGGGAGAACCGACAGGCGCACCGCACACAGCTGAATCTGACCAATCACAAaactcacagacagacagaaatcaATCGAGAGATGCTTCTGACAGTCCGTCAGACCTGCAGGCTGGAAACAGTCGCTCATCCATCCAGCCAGACTCAGTTTCAGACACCTCAGATCAGCAGCACATTGAAAACAGACCAGAGCATCTGCGACTGGCTCCTCTGAGACAGATTAATATAAGCCAGCCAATCAGCAGCCTGTGCGGAGCAGCAAAGGCGGGGCCAAGCAGACCACTCACTGTGACGGGGGAGATTGAGACAATTACAGATGAAGAAATCCTAAAGAACCGGGAATCAGAAGAAGGGATCCGGAGCATTCCAAGGTTCCGAAACTACCAGCCGGGGAAACCCTCCAAG GTCCTGTGTGTGAAGAACTTGAGCCCACAGGCGTCAGTGGCCCAGCTGGTGGCGCTGTTCTCCAGATTTGAGAGGAAGGACGGGCCCCCGGTGCTTTACCGGGTGCTGACTGGGAGGATGAAGGGTCAGGCTTTCATCACTCTGCCAG ATGCTGAAACGGCCCAGAATGCCTTGCAGTTAGTCCACAGATACCGGTTGCTTGGGAAACCTTTGGTGGTCGAATTTGGCCGTGAACGACAGGAAGAGGAGAAACAGAAGGAGAAGGAAgggcaggaggagaagaaataa